A section of the Sceloporus undulatus isolate JIND9_A2432 ecotype Alabama chromosome 3, SceUnd_v1.1, whole genome shotgun sequence genome encodes:
- the BCLAF3 gene encoding BCLAF1 and THRAP3 family member 3 isoform X3: MVRSRSRSPRWKQRSSSPAFRNLDHSRQRHNHINYNSEYKISWKDPKKSMSWRTEDGRHGQANSRYVPYETNHHRLYERRSYSPSLKRIPKQDVYSHKPCRTHSPERDEISRRCQLPSRYSEMSHKEYDHSFNPSKIRVREMHENTRATGNTKGMKTFHRPLETSCKFERKRNDNDLRHHQSPEDKYTQSPRRVNEFMPRSSFQKRYPEDREYREYWHTYKRAEEMERYDDREMPRYSKWTQDHASTSSHEKGEQRNLGLQAHRPVEKEYSGNFQTKIAYDYNHKRHRNPDGGKYISDERAEKYMKLEDKKHNHPKEAWNRRYSDRYIIEKAGQPEEPHTEVSLKYTSGKGCSSYTKSYKNDADLLPFEQKEKEKVKKDVDFREQVNFFNSHQHDTHHQSTDVKVSDVHTRKEKLTVKVDTKKIMNKYRGSSSHVVERQTSRDLVAVGRKTGNFHPVFEHLKSVTQKVEQNPSKEFAQEIITIIHQVKANYFKSSDVTLHERFSKIQDKPMENEVKRHSDPEIHRRIDMSLAELQNKRAISCESGQSVVRVLEDPNDLRHDIERRRKERLKNTDENSFYADGVSLQNEQRGNFPKIRTSQTHGFQKSSRFLSVPFRKFIKKTHIPNFNDGRSHFKSNLVQKGLYIQAKYQRLRYAGARGFTTNRMRGRFLRKHQGLEI; this comes from the exons ATGGTTAGGTCACGATCAAGATCTCCAAGATGGAAGCAAAG ATCTTCATCGCCTGCCTTCAGGAATTTGGATCACAGCAGACAGAGGCACAATCATATTAATTATAACTCTGAATACAAGATTTCCTGGAAAGACCCAAAAAAGTCTATGTCTTGGAGAACAGAAGATGGAAGACATGGACAAGCTAATTCTAGATACGTACCATATGAAACTAACCACCACCGACTTTATGAACGTAGGTCATATTCACCATCACTGAAGAGAATTCCTAAACAAGATGTATATAGTCATAAACCTTGTAGAACACATTCACCTGAAAGAGATGAAATTAGCAGAAGATGCCAGCTTCCTTCCAGATACTCAGAAATGTCCCACAAAGAATATGATCATTCTTTTAATCCATCCAAAATTCGTGTTAGAGAGATGCATGAAAACACCAGAGCTACTGGAAACACAAAAGGAATGAAAACTTTTCATAGGCCATTGGAGACTTCATGTAAATTTGAGAGGAAGAGGAATGACAATGACTTGAGGCACCACCAATCACCAGAAGACAAGTACACTCAGTCACCTCGAAGAGTGAATGAATTTATGCCAAGGAGCTCTTTCCAGAAGAG GTATCCTGAAGATCGTGAGTACAGAGAATATTGGCATACATATAAAAGAGCTGAAGAAATGGAGAGGTATGATGATAGAGAAATGCCAAGATATTCCAAGTGGACACAAGATCATGCTTCGACATCTAGCCATGAAAAGGGAGAACAAAGAAATCTTGGTCTACAAGCCCATCGCCCTGTTGAAAAGGAATACAGTGGCAATTTTCAAACCAAGATAGCCTATGACTATAATCATAAACGTCACAGAAATCCAGATggaggaaagtacatttctgatGAAAGAGCAGAGAAGTATATGAAGTTGGAAGACAAGAAACATAATCATCCCAAAGAAGCTTGGAATAGGAGATATTCAGATCGCTATATCATTGAGAAAGCAGGCCAGCCAGAAGAACCTCATACTGAAGTGTCATTGAAATATACTTCTGGGAAAGGCTGCAGTTCATATACTAAATCTTACAAAAATGATGCTGATCTATTGCCCTTTgagcaaaaagagaaggaaaaagtaaAGAAAGATGTGGATTTTAGGGAACAAGTAAATTTTTTCAATAGTCACCAGCATGATACCCATCATCAAAGTACAGATGTGAAAGTTTCAGATGTCCATACTAGGAAAGAAAAACTTACAGTCAAAGTGGatacaaagaaaataatgaataaatacag GGGTTCTTCTAGCCATGTCGTGGAAAGGCAAACATCACGTGACCTAGTAGCTGTGGGTAGAAAAACTGGAAATTTCCATCCAGTATTTGAACATTTAAAATCTGTGACACAGAAGGTAGAACAAAACCCATCAAAAGAATTTGCTCAGGAAATCATCACAATTATTCACCAAGTTAAAG CAAATTATTTCAAATCTTCTGATGTAACTTTACATGAACGCTTTTCAAAAATACAAGATAAGCCTATGGAAAATGAAGTTAAAAGACATTCAGATCCAGAAATTCACAg GAGGATCGATATGTCTTTGGCAGAACTTCAGAATAAACGAGCTATTTCATGTGAGTCTGGacag AGTGTTGTGAGAGTTCTAGAAGATCCAAATGACTTAAGACATGAcatagagagaagaagaaaagaaaggttgAAGAACACAGATGAGAATTCCTTTTATGCTGATGGTGTGTCACTACA GAATGAACAGAGAGGCAATTTTCCAAAGATACGAACCTCTCAAACACATGGATTCCAGAAATCTTCAAGATTCCTAAGTGTACCTTTCAGGAAGTTTATTAAGAAAACTCACATA
- the BCLAF3 gene encoding BCLAF1 and THRAP3 family member 3 isoform X1, with product MVRSRSRSPRWKQRSSSPAFRNLDHSRQRHNHINYNSEYKISWKDPKKSMSWRTEDGRHGQANSRYVPYETNHHRLYERRSYSPSLKRIPKQDVYSHKPCRTHSPERDEISRRCQLPSRYSEMSHKEYDHSFNPSKIRVREMHENTRATGNTKGMKTFHRPLETSCKFERKRNDNDLRHHQSPEDKYTQSPRRVNEFMPRSSFQKRYPEDREYREYWHTYKRAEEMERYDDREMPRYSKWTQDHASTSSHEKGEQRNLGLQAHRPVEKEYSGNFQTKIAYDYNHKRHRNPDGGKYISDERAEKYMKLEDKKHNHPKEAWNRRYSDRYIIEKAGQPEEPHTEVSLKYTSGKGCSSYTKSYKNDADLLPFEQKEKEKVKKDVDFREQVNFFNSHQHDTHHQSTDVKVSDVHTRKEKLTVKVDTKKIMNKYRGSSSHVVERQTSRDLVAVGRKTGNFHPVFEHLKSVTQKVEQNPSKEFAQEIITIIHQVKANYFKSSDVTLHERFSKIQDKPMENEVKRHSDPEIHRRIDMSLAELQNKRAISCESGQSVVRVLEDPNDLRHDIERRRKERLKNTDENSFYADGVSLQNEQRGNFPKIRTSQTHGFQKSSRFLSVPFRKFIKKTHINHYYTAKSHNDIAHNQFEGNTENPERFRRPFKPNFNDGRSHFKSNLVQKGLYIQAKYQRLRYAGARGFTTNRMRGRFLRKHQGLEI from the exons ATGGTTAGGTCACGATCAAGATCTCCAAGATGGAAGCAAAG ATCTTCATCGCCTGCCTTCAGGAATTTGGATCACAGCAGACAGAGGCACAATCATATTAATTATAACTCTGAATACAAGATTTCCTGGAAAGACCCAAAAAAGTCTATGTCTTGGAGAACAGAAGATGGAAGACATGGACAAGCTAATTCTAGATACGTACCATATGAAACTAACCACCACCGACTTTATGAACGTAGGTCATATTCACCATCACTGAAGAGAATTCCTAAACAAGATGTATATAGTCATAAACCTTGTAGAACACATTCACCTGAAAGAGATGAAATTAGCAGAAGATGCCAGCTTCCTTCCAGATACTCAGAAATGTCCCACAAAGAATATGATCATTCTTTTAATCCATCCAAAATTCGTGTTAGAGAGATGCATGAAAACACCAGAGCTACTGGAAACACAAAAGGAATGAAAACTTTTCATAGGCCATTGGAGACTTCATGTAAATTTGAGAGGAAGAGGAATGACAATGACTTGAGGCACCACCAATCACCAGAAGACAAGTACACTCAGTCACCTCGAAGAGTGAATGAATTTATGCCAAGGAGCTCTTTCCAGAAGAG GTATCCTGAAGATCGTGAGTACAGAGAATATTGGCATACATATAAAAGAGCTGAAGAAATGGAGAGGTATGATGATAGAGAAATGCCAAGATATTCCAAGTGGACACAAGATCATGCTTCGACATCTAGCCATGAAAAGGGAGAACAAAGAAATCTTGGTCTACAAGCCCATCGCCCTGTTGAAAAGGAATACAGTGGCAATTTTCAAACCAAGATAGCCTATGACTATAATCATAAACGTCACAGAAATCCAGATggaggaaagtacatttctgatGAAAGAGCAGAGAAGTATATGAAGTTGGAAGACAAGAAACATAATCATCCCAAAGAAGCTTGGAATAGGAGATATTCAGATCGCTATATCATTGAGAAAGCAGGCCAGCCAGAAGAACCTCATACTGAAGTGTCATTGAAATATACTTCTGGGAAAGGCTGCAGTTCATATACTAAATCTTACAAAAATGATGCTGATCTATTGCCCTTTgagcaaaaagagaaggaaaaagtaaAGAAAGATGTGGATTTTAGGGAACAAGTAAATTTTTTCAATAGTCACCAGCATGATACCCATCATCAAAGTACAGATGTGAAAGTTTCAGATGTCCATACTAGGAAAGAAAAACTTACAGTCAAAGTGGatacaaagaaaataatgaataaatacag GGGTTCTTCTAGCCATGTCGTGGAAAGGCAAACATCACGTGACCTAGTAGCTGTGGGTAGAAAAACTGGAAATTTCCATCCAGTATTTGAACATTTAAAATCTGTGACACAGAAGGTAGAACAAAACCCATCAAAAGAATTTGCTCAGGAAATCATCACAATTATTCACCAAGTTAAAG CAAATTATTTCAAATCTTCTGATGTAACTTTACATGAACGCTTTTCAAAAATACAAGATAAGCCTATGGAAAATGAAGTTAAAAGACATTCAGATCCAGAAATTCACAg GAGGATCGATATGTCTTTGGCAGAACTTCAGAATAAACGAGCTATTTCATGTGAGTCTGGacag AGTGTTGTGAGAGTTCTAGAAGATCCAAATGACTTAAGACATGAcatagagagaagaagaaaagaaaggttgAAGAACACAGATGAGAATTCCTTTTATGCTGATGGTGTGTCACTACA GAATGAACAGAGAGGCAATTTTCCAAAGATACGAACCTCTCAAACACATGGATTCCAGAAATCTTCAAGATTCCTAAGTGTACCTTTCAGGAAGTTTATTAAGAAAACTCACATA AATCATTATTACACTGCAAAATCACACAATGACATTGCACATAATCAGTTTGAAGGCAATACTGAAAATCCTGAAAGATTTCGAAGACCATTCAAG
- the BCLAF3 gene encoding BCLAF1 and THRAP3 family member 3 isoform X2 yields the protein MVRSRSRSPRWKQRSSSPAFRNLDHSRQRHNHINYNSEYKISWKDPKKSMSWRTEDGRHGRRSYSPSLKRIPKQDVYSHKPCRTHSPERDEISRRCQLPSRYSEMSHKEYDHSFNPSKIRVREMHENTRATGNTKGMKTFHRPLETSCKFERKRNDNDLRHHQSPEDKYTQSPRRVNEFMPRSSFQKRYPEDREYREYWHTYKRAEEMERYDDREMPRYSKWTQDHASTSSHEKGEQRNLGLQAHRPVEKEYSGNFQTKIAYDYNHKRHRNPDGGKYISDERAEKYMKLEDKKHNHPKEAWNRRYSDRYIIEKAGQPEEPHTEVSLKYTSGKGCSSYTKSYKNDADLLPFEQKEKEKVKKDVDFREQVNFFNSHQHDTHHQSTDVKVSDVHTRKEKLTVKVDTKKIMNKYRGSSSHVVERQTSRDLVAVGRKTGNFHPVFEHLKSVTQKVEQNPSKEFAQEIITIIHQVKANYFKSSDVTLHERFSKIQDKPMENEVKRHSDPEIHRRIDMSLAELQNKRAISCESGQSVVRVLEDPNDLRHDIERRRKERLKNTDENSFYADGVSLQNEQRGNFPKIRTSQTHGFQKSSRFLSVPFRKFIKKTHINHYYTAKSHNDIAHNQFEGNTENPERFRRPFKPNFNDGRSHFKSNLVQKGLYIQAKYQRLRYAGARGFTTNRMRGRFLRKHQGLEI from the exons ATGGTTAGGTCACGATCAAGATCTCCAAGATGGAAGCAAAG ATCTTCATCGCCTGCCTTCAGGAATTTGGATCACAGCAGACAGAGGCACAATCATATTAATTATAACTCTGAATACAAGATTTCCTGGAAAGACCCAAAAAAGTCTATGTCTTGGAGAACAGAAGATGGAAGACATGG ACGTAGGTCATATTCACCATCACTGAAGAGAATTCCTAAACAAGATGTATATAGTCATAAACCTTGTAGAACACATTCACCTGAAAGAGATGAAATTAGCAGAAGATGCCAGCTTCCTTCCAGATACTCAGAAATGTCCCACAAAGAATATGATCATTCTTTTAATCCATCCAAAATTCGTGTTAGAGAGATGCATGAAAACACCAGAGCTACTGGAAACACAAAAGGAATGAAAACTTTTCATAGGCCATTGGAGACTTCATGTAAATTTGAGAGGAAGAGGAATGACAATGACTTGAGGCACCACCAATCACCAGAAGACAAGTACACTCAGTCACCTCGAAGAGTGAATGAATTTATGCCAAGGAGCTCTTTCCAGAAGAG GTATCCTGAAGATCGTGAGTACAGAGAATATTGGCATACATATAAAAGAGCTGAAGAAATGGAGAGGTATGATGATAGAGAAATGCCAAGATATTCCAAGTGGACACAAGATCATGCTTCGACATCTAGCCATGAAAAGGGAGAACAAAGAAATCTTGGTCTACAAGCCCATCGCCCTGTTGAAAAGGAATACAGTGGCAATTTTCAAACCAAGATAGCCTATGACTATAATCATAAACGTCACAGAAATCCAGATggaggaaagtacatttctgatGAAAGAGCAGAGAAGTATATGAAGTTGGAAGACAAGAAACATAATCATCCCAAAGAAGCTTGGAATAGGAGATATTCAGATCGCTATATCATTGAGAAAGCAGGCCAGCCAGAAGAACCTCATACTGAAGTGTCATTGAAATATACTTCTGGGAAAGGCTGCAGTTCATATACTAAATCTTACAAAAATGATGCTGATCTATTGCCCTTTgagcaaaaagagaaggaaaaagtaaAGAAAGATGTGGATTTTAGGGAACAAGTAAATTTTTTCAATAGTCACCAGCATGATACCCATCATCAAAGTACAGATGTGAAAGTTTCAGATGTCCATACTAGGAAAGAAAAACTTACAGTCAAAGTGGatacaaagaaaataatgaataaatacag GGGTTCTTCTAGCCATGTCGTGGAAAGGCAAACATCACGTGACCTAGTAGCTGTGGGTAGAAAAACTGGAAATTTCCATCCAGTATTTGAACATTTAAAATCTGTGACACAGAAGGTAGAACAAAACCCATCAAAAGAATTTGCTCAGGAAATCATCACAATTATTCACCAAGTTAAAG CAAATTATTTCAAATCTTCTGATGTAACTTTACATGAACGCTTTTCAAAAATACAAGATAAGCCTATGGAAAATGAAGTTAAAAGACATTCAGATCCAGAAATTCACAg GAGGATCGATATGTCTTTGGCAGAACTTCAGAATAAACGAGCTATTTCATGTGAGTCTGGacag AGTGTTGTGAGAGTTCTAGAAGATCCAAATGACTTAAGACATGAcatagagagaagaagaaaagaaaggttgAAGAACACAGATGAGAATTCCTTTTATGCTGATGGTGTGTCACTACA GAATGAACAGAGAGGCAATTTTCCAAAGATACGAACCTCTCAAACACATGGATTCCAGAAATCTTCAAGATTCCTAAGTGTACCTTTCAGGAAGTTTATTAAGAAAACTCACATA AATCATTATTACACTGCAAAATCACACAATGACATTGCACATAATCAGTTTGAAGGCAATACTGAAAATCCTGAAAGATTTCGAAGACCATTCAAG